ATCATGTATCAATTATGCAGGAAATCATCCGCGACCTGCTCATCAAGATCGGCGAGGATCCGGACCGGGAAGGGCTCAGGAAAACCCCGGAACGGTTCGAGAACGCGATCCGCTTCCTCACGAAGGGCTACTCGGAGGACCCCCGGGAAGTCCTCCGCGGCGCCGTCTTCCGCGAGCAGTACGACGAGATGGTCACCGTGAAGGACATCGAGGTCTTCTCCCTCTGCGAGCACCATCTCCTGCCGTTCTTCGGAAAATGCCACGTGGGCTACCTGCCGCGGAAGAACATCGTCGGCCTTTCCAAGATCGCCCGGGTCGTGGATCTCTACGCCCGGCGCCTGCAGGTCCAGGAGCGGTTGACCCAGGAGATCGCCACCGCGCTGATGGACATCCTTCAGCCCC
The nucleotide sequence above comes from Thermodesulfobacteriota bacterium. Encoded proteins:
- the folE gene encoding GTP cyclohydrolase I FolE, yielding MQEIIRDLLIKIGEDPDREGLRKTPERFENAIRFLTKGYSEDPREVLRGAVFREQYDEMVTVKDIEVFSLCEHHLLPFFGKCHVGYLPRKNIVGLSKIARVVDLYARRLQVQERLTQEIATALMDILQPHGVAVVIEAFHMCMMMRGVEKSNSKAVTSAMLGVFRTRQSTRMEFMELIKPNVNIAR